The genomic window GATCGACGCTGCCAGGGACCTGTCTCAATCGCCCGACCCGGCAGCGATCGCTGCGGCCGATTGTGTGGCCTCTGTGGGATTACTGTCCCAGTTGATGTTGTCCGTCACGCAGGTCCATGATCCAGGAGCCCCGCAGCAGACGATCGCGGCCGCCGCGGAGCTTCGACGGCAGCATTTCCAACACCTCTTGGCGCGGATGCGGCCGGGAGCCGTGGGGGTGGTGAGTTTCGAAATCGTCTCGTCGGACAGCTTGCCGGAATTAATCGGGTGCGCAAACGAGGCGGTGCCAAACCTGACGGCCGCCGCCATCGGTACCGGCAATTTCTATACGGGCTTACATCCCGCCGCGATGTTTCATACCGCGAGCCAACTCGCCAAGGACGAGCATGTTTCGGACCCGCAAATGCACCGACCGTGGAAGTGGTGTTTGGGGCCGCGAACTTACGCGGTTGCGGCGTTGAGCTTTCGTCGACCAAACTCAAGGTAGCCAAAGTCGCCAGACTTTGGACTCGCGGTAGCCGAAGTCGCCAGACTTTGGACGAAAAACGGGGCTCTCTCCAAACTCACGCGCGAGTTCGGCTACGGAAGGCGACCCAACTCGGGCGAGTTCGGCTGCAATAATGATTATATTGGTGACGAGGCGCTGGGCCGCTGAGCATCGTCGGACCGCAGACAGGGGAGCTAACAACCGTGAGCACAAACGAGTGGGTCTTTGGATCTTCGCCCGAAAGTGATGTCTGGGTTCCCGAATCAACCGTGTCCGCCAGTCACTGCAGTCTGAGAAAGACGTCTCAGGGATATCGCTTGCGCGATCTGGACAGCACCAACGGAACCTTTGTCGACGGCGCCAAAATTCGACAGCCAACGTCGATCGGGCCCGAAACGCACGTGATGCTAGGCGGGCTGATCACCTTGCCCTGGCCGGAAAAAGAAGGCGCCTCGCGAGTGGTCCGGTTTGGGCGTGGTAGCCAGAACGATTACGTCATCGATGCCCCGAACGTGTCTACCTTTCACGGTGAGATCGTGGTCGGTCATTCGGGCACCTGGGTGGTAGTCGATTTAGGCAGCACCAACGGCATCGGTCTGAAGCAAGGACGCAAGTTTCATGTGATCCGCCGCGCGGCGATGATCAGCCCCAACGATACGTTGCTGCTGGGCAAAACGGAGTTACGGGTTCAGGACATCACGCCGCTGTTTCGCGGCACTCCGGCCTCCGATTCGGTCACGGGGTCACGACCGGCTTTGTCGGCCGAGCATCCTGCAGTGGACAATGCC from Roseimaritima ulvae includes these protein-coding regions:
- a CDS encoding FHA domain-containing protein, with amino-acid sequence MVGPQTGELTTVSTNEWVFGSSPESDVWVPESTVSASHCSLRKTSQGYRLRDLDSTNGTFVDGAKIRQPTSIGPETHVMLGGLITLPWPEKEGASRVVRFGRGSQNDYVIDAPNVSTFHGEIVVGHSGTWVVVDLGSTNGIGLKQGRKFHVIRRAAMISPNDTLLLGKTELRVQDITPLFRGTPASDSVTGSRPALSAEHPAVDNASTDELPQAARSAAIPRLSTATPLASAPAWLLFGVGLLIAVLVYVWFVALR